A window of Variovorax sp. HW608 genomic DNA:
TGCTGCGCCCGCGCGTGCTGCTCGGCGTGGACTGGACCCTGCTCCTGATCATCGCGCTGATGTTCATCGACCTGCGCCAGCTCGCGGAGCTGCCCGCGGTGAACGCGCTGTTCGCGCAGTTGCCGATCCGCGAAGGCTGGCGCCCCTACCTCGCGGCCATCGTCACTTCGCAGGTGATCAGCAACGTCCCGGCCGCCATCCTGCTCGAAGGCTTCGTGCACGACCTGCCTGCGCTCGCGGCCGGGGTGAGCGTCGGCGGCTTCGGCTGCGTGCTGGGCTCGCTCGCGAACCTGATCGCGCTCAGGCTCGCCAAGCTGCCGAACGGGCTGCGCGAATTCCATCGCATCAGCATTCCGTTCCTGCTGGTCTGCGGCCTGACCGCGCTGCTGCTGCGGCTCGGGTGACAGGGCCGCGCGCGGCGTGGAAAATCGACCGTCTCCCATGGGCGCCGCACTTCCTTCTTCTTCGAACGGCCTTTCGCTGCGACGCTACGGCGCATCGCGCGGCAGCCACGCGCACGACCATTTCCAGGTGCTGATCGGCCTCGATGGCGTGCTGGACCTCGAGGTCGAAGGCCGCGGCCGCCGCGTCGGCGCCGGCGACGGCTGGGTGGTCCCGCCCGGCGACCGGCACGACTTCGAATCGAAGAACGGCAGCCGCTGCCTCGTCCTCGACACCACGCAGGATCTCTGGGCGCAATGCGCAGGGCGCGCGCCGCTCGCGCCGCAACTGCTGGCGCTGGCACGCTATCTGGCGCTGTGCGTCTCGGAGCCCGGGACCTCGCCCACCGCCCTGCACCAGGCGCCCGCCCTGCTGCTCGAAGCCTGGGGTCCCGTGGTGCCGAACGGCCGCCGCCGCGCGATCGACTGGCAGGGCCTCTCGGACTGGGCGCGAAGCCGCTGGCATCGCCCGCT
This region includes:
- a CDS encoding AraC family transcriptional regulator; amino-acid sequence: MGAALPSSSNGLSLRRYGASRGSHAHDHFQVLIGLDGVLDLEVEGRGRRVGAGDGWVVPPGDRHDFESKNGSRCLVLDTTQDLWAQCAGRAPLAPQLLALARYLALCVSEPGTSPTALHQAPALLLEAWGPVVPNGRRRAIDWQGLSDWARSRWHRPLGVADLAAVACLSPSQFAQRCRDEQGMSAMHWLRAQRLLQARQLQGRGISVAEAARRTGYRSPSALTAAMRRSGHAG